The sequence ttgaaaatctcataaaatagAGAACTAAAGATGTCgagttttctaattttagggctattttgaaaatctcgtaaaatagaggactaaatatattgaacCCCTATCCTATGGAACTAACAGTGTAATTTcgtcataaaaaattatatataaaaacatttatGGGACtcaaatatgtttttatttgttattatggGATCTCAATCTTACCACTTGAATAAGATCTTATTGGCCTAtagatcatcatcatcttctctctctctctcgctttTCCTTTTCCAGAACAGttccaataattatattatgagtTTCAAtcattaacaattaatatatatgtacaaattaTCAACACCAAATATTTAGAACTAACTAACAATTCCAGTACAGTaggcaaaattacacttttaatcTCATATAATAGGGGGTTTAACATTTTTAATCATTTGCTTTACGGGATTTCCaaaatgatttcaaaaattaaaaaactccACATTTTGTACCCTTCTTTACGAAATTTCCAAAATGGtccaaaaattgagaaaactcgacacatttagtcctctaCTTTATATGATCTATGGGGCTAAATATGtaaagttttctcaattttaggaCCACTTTAAAAATCGCGTAAATTATAAGATCAAATATGtcgagttttctcaattttaggattatttcaaaaattccataaaatagAGAACTAAAAGTGTCGAACCCCTTAtcttatgagactaaaagtgtaaCTATCTCTATTACAGTACATCAACAACTATCATTAGAATTATATCAAATACCCATACCACGATAGGTTTGAGATCATCGAAcctcaaattcatcaattaaaCTAAGTCTCATTGACCATAAATCACCATGTCTAAGCACTTTTGTTCaggaaaaaggggaaaaaaataaaaataaaaataaaaacacatcttttcatttcttcttaaaTCAAGTAATTCTTTGACAAATAGGTGCAGGATGGTGACATGCGTTCACATGACCAGTGACTTTACTGCCAAGCCAGGACAATATTCGATGAGATTGataatgttattatataatatataagtattcaaataattccaaaagaatatatatgtatatatactttgttatctgaaataaattgattaagaTCTGCATGCATAGTCATACAATTTCGAGTCCTCTAGTATTTGTCTTCACTCACCCACAATAATACCGGTGATTctctatataattaaataaaattaaattaaaaataacaacaacattacaagaaatataatatttaattataattaattatcatggttaataattaatagtcataataaaaaattattgattacgACCACACAACAATTATTGGTCATAGTTTTTGCAAGTATGGCTAATACATATGTCATGACTAAtgccaaaaataatttttatagtgaataagttaaatttttgtatagcCAATCAAATCGTTATTTACCACAGCTTCTATAGCCAATGAAATCGTAGGcaatatatagtaatttttttcaagtgTTATTAGCAGTTATTTTTGCAGGCGATGCCAAAATATTAgtcataactaaaaataatcacaaatatatatttaggtCATTGCTAAAATCGTGGTAGATGTAGATTAACcgtgaaaaatattaaattttttttatttatttggtttgatCATCATagataataatgattttattatgatttttaaaccgttatttatttataatgtactTAACaatctattctttttttagtgATGTAAGTTAGATTCTTAGATGGAACCAATTATGTTGTCTTAATTGGAGTagctacaattaatttaatcctatcaaaaaccatgaaaaatagatttttctttgatattacaagaatttgaaatattacattttatgatggttaatttattttgattaaatctTGTCCaaacgaaatatatatatataaaaaaatcatgcatcTCCATCAATCACGAGATTTCGACACATACAGCAGTTGGTAGATGTCAAAATACAGGTTATTACAATGTATCAAAAACAAATTGTGTGCCTTATTACGCGTGTGAAGCCCCATTGTCGTCTTTTTGTGCGACTTTTGCAATAGATGTCTTTTTGTGCTTGATTTTtctatatcaaattaaaaaatacgtacatatgtatgtatatatatatgtttttccTAAAATAACCCCTGCAAATCTTGAAATAATTATGGGGAGATTATATATTCAGTATCATGCAGCTATGTTCAAATTATACTTACCATcgcaaattaataaatgtctTACCATAATAAAAGTAACCAAAAAATGAAGGgctaaaaagtaaaaacacaTACACCATATACCTTTCCTAAACCATTTTTGGAAACTTAATTAAACACTATCACTATCTTCTTCTATTCATTACATCATTAaaacattcaaattcaaaaattaattcaatacatcaatatttcaaatcaattcattcgatcaaatgaaacaaagaaacaaaaaaatttttataacagtagacatatatatatatatatatatatatatatataatcttttgaTTGTGATGCGTCAACCTTACTGACAGAGAGGAAGACCTCTGCTACTCCCTGTGAATTATAAATACAGCAACATATCATTACCCATAACCGTCCCAAAAATCTCACAAAATGGATTCCTCCACCATTTCCCTCCTCACAGTGTCCCTAGTAATCGCCTCAGCAATGGCTGCCCGCGACCTCCCCCAACCCCAAAGCTCCTCGCAAGCCTTTCTCGACGCTCACAACCGCGCCCGAGCACAGGTGGGCGTCCGTCCCCTCGTCTGGAATGAAACCGTCGCGCGTTACGCGTTGGACTACGCCCACAAGCGCTATGGGGACTGCGAGCTGGAGCACTCCCAGGGGCCTTACGGCGAGAATCTGGCCGAGGGGTGGGGGACGCTTTCGGGGACGGATGCAGTGGGGATGTGGGTGAGTGAGAAGTCGTGCTACGACTATAGCTCCAACTCCTGCGTTGGTGGGGAGTGCCTGCATTACACGCAGGTGGTTTGGAACGACTCGGTTCATCTGGGGTGTGCCAGGGTTCAGTGCCGCAACGGTTGGTTGTTCGTCATATGTAGTTATGATCCTCCGGGGAATTACGTCGGCCGACGGCCGTACTAGGGTTCTATGTTCATTGACATTCTTAGCAATGTTAGATGTGTGATCATGATGGAATGTTGGTGGtggttttttatttagtaTGAAGAAATAGAAGGGTTTGTATCATGTATTATTAGTCTTAATCACTATGATCACGGTGATGGAAATTCTAATCCAAATCTAATTTGGTGGTTtggtttgaattaattatatgacaagtgtattatattttttgtgtgattgatgtacaatttacaaaaaatgataaatcacataataaatacattatactttttataactaatttagtTTGACCGAcctgatttgaataaaagaaGTTTACGATCATGTTGTGGTAGTTTTTAGTGACATATGAAAGTCGTTATATATAGTTTGGGCTCATTAGACTAAATTGAGCTTTTTATACATGTGGATAAGGTTATTACTTtcgaatttattttaaattatatcttggatcaaaggattttaaatttttaataataaattcatataatttcaaattcttcaattttgaatttaaactcttttttgttaaatagtTATGggtttcaaattttgtattatgcagtaaatttgaaattaatttttaaaaatttttccTCAAATCTAAATTCATTAGTCTAAATAtaatcttaaattattattgaatgaggtgatgaatttgatttgagtgggaattttctttatttgtaaTGCTATAAGTTTTGCTTGAGAGGGTTTGAAGGGTTATAATGTAATGAAAGGttcacttattatataatttatcattagtCTTAAATAGCACattaatcacacaacaagTATGTTAcgtatatcatataattagttcaaatctaattaaatatacgcATAATGCTTAAGAAATcatctaaataataataaaaacaaaaaatcgcttcttaaataaagaatttctaAGTTTTATATTACCAGTAGAACAAAACCTCATTTTATGTAGTGATTTGTGATTTTTGACTTAACGAATCGAAGTTGAACAATTTTGTATCTGACTGCCCTTGCACAATTGggaactaattaaaaataaaaagctcCTTAACAATCGCATGCACGTGAGATTTTATCTTtccatatagatatatatattatatttgcaaaattataaaattagtcctGAATGTATTGGAGGGTGGCGAAATTGATCCCGTACTATGAGACtaacaattttagtcatttatattttaaatttgtaataattctGGTCCTTCCGACGCAAAGtggtcaaaaaaaattaacagatCAAATTAGGACTTAGGGTTTCGACTACTAATGGACATTACTTACATAAGTTTCTAATTGTATCTCCcatttaatgttttcataatttatgaaggaaaaaatacaatgatgttaacctcactccatatatatattttataattacaaaaaattacatggaATGTTAATAAgagacaaattaaaaatttatataatttttttacttacataaatatttttcattcaaacccTAATGGAAGGAAGCCAAGTGTAAACCAAGAATCTTCGGAAGGGGTGCAACTGaacattacactaacacccctTAAGGGATGTAGCTGTAGTTTGACCTAACCTTATGGGATGTCAATGAGGCCTATAATTACTCGAGTAGTAAGGTTAAGGTCTTACAACCAAAATGTTGTAGGTGTGAGTCATATGACTGTAGGTATATACTATTAGTCTACTTTTATAGTaggttattttatttattttaaatatattttttatttaaaaatattaatatatagtatttaaatttagatgtGTTGAATGATGTAGTTATGAATAAAATCttattgggaaaaaaaatattgaagggGAGTGGATCAGAATGACTACTTtgatatatgttttaatatatataataaatcaaccCCATTTGATTGGAAAAAActatgatgaatttttttttttttttttttgcacaaatacatgattttCTCTTCCTTTTCTCCAACTTTATCATTCCAACTTCTTTAACCATggttttttacaaaattaatcaaaaaatatattttattagtaaaagatTAAagtacttttaaatattttaaatttatataggtTAAATTATAACGGACGACAtctgtcataattataaatactcttttattttttaaaaaattacaaatactcttcTGAAGTTAATGGTCGTCTATCAAATATTTCTCGTGACAGCCTATTGTAAGTGGTACTTATTAAATgactattaatttttagaaagatcTTCGTAAACGATAAAGTATTTGTcattattacaaatacctcaAGAGAGccttttgtcatttttccttttatatataataatataagcACACAAATTGtccaccttttctttttggagggggggaggggggtaTATTTTGAGCCAAAATTATCCGTAAACacttttatattcataaataaataggaaaaaatgcaagcaacccccttgtgatattgtaaatgagaaattaccctcttgtgaaaaaataaatagcgatttacctccctatattttttaaaatacaataatttacccacctatgatttttaaaatgaagcaatgtACCttcctatataaggaggtaaattgcttcattttaaaaagtatagggaggtaaattgctatattttttttataggggggtaatgtgctcatttttaatatcacatggagataaattgctattcaccctaaataaatatttgaattgagGATGTCATGTGTTAAGAATAACGTGAATTTGAGTTCCaccaaacaaataataacTACCGTTTCAAAGAAAAACTAAGCTGGAAGCCTCTGACTGCAGTGGAAGAATGGGGCAGAGGACAAACAGCAATCACAAATTTCCACAAATTGTGCCAATGTCGTCTTCTACCATGTTTCATATCTGTGTATTAGCAGCCAGCAGTGCTTCATGTTCATCATGTCCTCCGTTGGACACGGTGGTCCAACTCCATCCATAATGAACTGATTGATCAAGATTCCACAGCCACCAAAAGGGAAAACGTTCTTGTTCTATAtgttagattttttaatttttttaatttagtctcatttattatgaatttctcACATTACATCTcataagttgaaatttttcttaattttagcCTCCACGTacatttttcgtccaataatTAGTGGAGCCATTAACAGTCTCACATGCATTTCTgtacattttttgttaattattggaCAGAAAATGCACGTGAGAATTATTGAGAAAATCTTCAACTTATGAGATATAATGtgagaaaatcataataaatgtgactaaattaaaaaaaatccttcaACTTATTGATCACGGTCAAGCAACGATTGTTGGTCGTGgtgctaaaatatttgtcctGACTAATGTTTGTGCTAATGTTTGTATTATGGATCTTAGCTGTAGCACATAACTTTttatggtaaaaaaaattaattttttgcatcaatttaaattaatcattattaataataattatttttagccataattattaatattttagccaataataattttgttttaatatatgataCTATGAGTCTGAATTTTGGAGGATTTGAAGAGTATAATAGAgattgtatttgattttggtattattttttcagaGATATTGCTTGAAAAATGTGAAGATAATAAAACTacgatatataattttttttaattgaaaaaaattacttatacatatataacttgtggttgaatattttgtattattttatgtaaatatcaaatcatattaattagtttctGCCATGCCcataaaagttcaaaaatatataacaccCGAATATTTAAGGATTTTAAAGTCTtcgaattttgaatttcaaaatgcataagttattttatttattttaatagtagtggttgaaaattataatttatttttcgatattaattaaatatgatgttgattattaactaaaattcataaatGTAACGTTTAAGTCAGCGGAAAAATCAGGCAGATACAAACTAATGAGAAACTTCCACgaagagtgtgtgtgtgttgtgtttggaaaatagagagaaattaaaatagagataaatgtTTGTTAAGTTGTTTTATAGAGTTTATAATAGGGAATTTTAGATTGTCCTCTCTTCTcaggtttgatataattatatataaattatttataacttgaaaatttatatttattattcttgaggtttgcttttatcatctaataaataagtccctcatTTATCAAAAGTCaccgaatttattgatattaattaaaaaaatatatatttaacctcgactgacttattacaggtcaaataaatatttttaattataatcaaaattaccctcatacgtcttcacaaGTTAATGTACGTGAACAGGCACATCTTCATAAGGGTACgtataagtcagtaataagtcaaccaaaagtaaatattaattttcattcagtttttttattaatatcaataaatttagtaaactTTAACCAATTTtaggacttatttattagaaggAAGCAAGCCACAGGGGTGtcagatgtaatttttcaaaagcacATGAAGTTCACATATGATTACATCAAACTACAAGAAAGGAGAGTGTAAGTATCCCTTTATACTATGTTTGGCTTTTGCATTTTTCAATtggtgtaaaataaataagaatgagTTAAAATACGCTGAACTATATATTTCgtaaaaatataagcaaatattcaatatattttcgaATATCTTctaggcaaaaaaaaaaaaaaatgaaaacaaataaagcCTTCCTCTAGCAGCTACCTTTTTAACGTAATACGTCGtttcaattaatacatcaatataactaaaaatgatcaaataataaattataataaactcacataaaaATGAGACACATTCGGTAGGACTGactagaaaaatatgatttttcgtacgattaattactataatcaaaagaaaaaaaatcattgtaaaTACAAATCAACCACGGCTTCACAACGGTCATCAGTCGTTGTTTCTGTAAGTATGATCAAAACATTCGCTATACCAAAAACTATGgcgaatattaatttaatcgtggtaaaaatttaaatttttatttagattttatttaaccatagttaataatattaatttacaataatttttaagccattgtcatttataatatagtaaaaatatattttttttttatttgtaatctAAACCCATAATCTCGAAGTAAGTCATAAAACCTTAATCTTAACCACTAGATAAAAAGGTCATTGGTAGCTGGCGGCTGCTTGTTAATAGCATGTAGGCATATGCAACTGGAAAATAAAACCAAGTCACTTTCTTTTCTGTAGAAATTGGAGATTCCACGACGTCTCCCGTAGAAATTTCTATGGTGTAGAAaaaatatcttcttttttgtaaCTTTTACACGACTCCTATTTCATTTCAATCTAAatacatatgaattttgatatatctTTATCTCCGTCacattattattgattaaccaaatagtggtctatttttttttttatcaattgaaatttattgttaaaaataagggctaatttttaaattgtttaattaatgtGATACTCGTTTGAGTATGCCACACATACTATAAATTTGAAGGGAAGATAAGTTGTtctgatttatataatttttcgaatgaaataagtttttaattatcattttaggAAGACGACGTAAAGAATGATGTAATAAAAGCATTACACTATAACGTCAAATCCTGCgtagaagaaagaaagaaggggaaaaaaaaggcttgaatttatttttggtcatgTAATTTAAGTCATTTGACATTTTCGTCCTTTTCACAGTCgcattttggtcctgtatttttttcatttttaagattttagttctttttcgTCAGAATCCACACCCTTCTTGTTAGTGGAGGTGacctaaattaaaaaattacagaaccaTAATGCTACTTGAGAAAGTTAAGAACAAAAACAccaaataactaaaattaaggacgaaaaatatatttaatccaaagAAAAAACGTGACATGAATAGTAAAGATGTGAGAAAATCCATTATTGAGAATGCCAAAAATTTCCATGCTACTCTACCTATATATACCCTCTTCTTGTGCATCATTTTGCATGAATCAGTCATTTTGCTCCGAATCAAACTAGACATGCataaaactattttagtagctctctttttctttgctATTGCAACCATTCTACAATATTCGTCATGCCATGCCCAAAACTCCCCGCAGGACTACGTTTCTGCCCACAACGCCGCCCGTGCCCAGGTGGGGGTTGGACCCATAGCATGGGACGAAAAGGTGGCAGCTTTTGCCCGAAACTACGTCAATCAAAGAATTGGTGACTGCAACTTGGTCCACTCCACCAACCGGCCATACGGGGAGAACCTTGCCAAGGGCAGTGGCGAGTTCACAGGCCGGGCCGCGGTGGAGTTGTGGGTAAGGGAGAAGCCCTTTTACGACTACTCGTCGAATTCTTGTGTTGGCGGAGAGTGTCTGCACTACACGCAGGTGGTGTGGCGCAACTCGGTACGGGTAGGTTGTGCGAGGGCTCGATGCAACAACGGGTGGTGGTTCATTTCTTGCAACTATGACCCTCCTGGCAATTACATTGGCCAACGCCCTTACTAGGCATGCGGACGTACAACCCTGGAGAAGAAAAGAGGGTTTCTTGCAaatccttttatatttacataccGTGATTTAtcgaaataaatgaataaagagGATTTCTTGATAATCCTTTTATTGTCAAGAGAAAGCAAAAATGCCTATTATGTGTAACTTGTGGTGTACACCATCATACCAGTGGCTAAATCAATGAAGAATTGTATCAATTCCTCCACGTGCAGTTCTTCTCATATTTTGGTTTGGATatggtttttttaataatatttgattcattatatttaaatttaaaaactaattcgatatattcatatttccaaattaacaaatgtgttaaaagaaaaccaaaaaaaaaaaacaagaaattactACATAAATAGACTATAAATACTTAAAAGGGTATAACGAGCTCCCTGCATCtagtttggcataattacaaacaccccctaaattgtatgaaaaaatagttttctgattttaacaatcgtctaacaattaactCAATTCGTTAGTTTCTATtagttttcatctaatttttgtggAGAACCAACCAAAATGCCCGTGAggactataaattaaaattttatttatttttaaaaaaaattcaaaattttctatggactgaatggataattttttgttataatttttaaagtttatccCTCCACCttgccctttttttttgtaattttttaattatctaaaaaaatacaataaaagtaaaattgacaatttcaaacCTTCATCTCAGATtacatattttcatcaaacatcgtagagtattgataatttatcaaacaacgAAAGAGTATTCGTCACTATGCCAAACGTTAGAACAGATTAttgtacataatttattactcTACTCACAATTTTGGGATTTGaacctaattatatataaggcATCAACCTAATAATAATTGCTCTTTGCAGATTGAACTTGTACTTGATTAATTTGGTAGGTATTGTTGTTAACAAGagatttagtttaattatgtcatataattgattgatgAG comes from Sesamum indicum cultivar Zhongzhi No. 13 linkage group LG10, S_indicum_v1.0, whole genome shotgun sequence and encodes:
- the LOC105172652 gene encoding basic form of pathogenesis-related protein 1-like produces the protein MDSSTISLLTVSLVIASAMAARDLPQPQSSSQAFLDAHNRARAQVGVRPLVWNETVARYALDYAHKRYGDCELEHSQGPYGENLAEGWGTLSGTDAVGMWVSEKSCYDYSSNSCVGGECLHYTQVVWNDSVHLGCARVQCRNGWLFVICSYDPPGNYVGRRPY
- the LOC105172653 gene encoding pathogenesis-related leaf protein 6-like gives rise to the protein MHKTILVALFFFAIATILQYSSCHAQNSPQDYVSAHNAARAQVGVGPIAWDEKVAAFARNYVNQRIGDCNLVHSTNRPYGENLAKGSGEFTGRAAVELWVREKPFYDYSSNSCVGGECLHYTQVVWRNSVRVGCARARCNNGWWFISCNYDPPGNYIGQRPY